In Pyrus communis chromosome 1, drPyrComm1.1, whole genome shotgun sequence, the following are encoded in one genomic region:
- the LOC137725770 gene encoding uncharacterized protein: PHMKEVVRNEVLKLLDVGIIYPISDSKWVNVVFHFDKACMDAFNTLKHELTSAPIIMAPDWSLPFELMCDASDYAIGAVLGQRVNKLPHVIYYAKFDLEIRDKKGSDNVVADHLSRLNENHGVGQPLPLNESFPDEQLLVIQEKEPWYADFVNYLVCGIIRNDLSFQERKKFLAMVKHYVWDEPYLFKYCPDQIIRRCVPESEQQSILTFSHTLALAVDYVSKWVEAIATITNDHKVVLNFLKDVIFCRFGTPRAIISDGGSHFCNKPFESLMKKYNINHKVATPYHPQTSGQVEISNREIKNILMKTVSPTRKDWSLRLNDALWAYRTAYKTPIGMSPYRLLRGLESS; the protein is encoded by the exons ccacacatgaaggaagttgtgaggaatgaagtgttgaagttgttagatgtggggatcatatatcccatttctgatagcaaatgggtga atgttgtatttcattttgataaagcttgtatggatgcattcaatactttgaaacatgaattaacctcggcccctattattatggcaccagattggtctttaccttttgaattaatgtgtgatgcctctgactatgctattggtgcagttttagggcaaagggtgaacaagctcccacacgtgatctactatgcaa agtttgacttggaaattcgagataagaagggaagtgataatgttgtggctgaccatttgtcacggctcaatgaaaaccatggagttggacaacctttgcctctaaatgaatcatttccagatgaacaactccttgttattcaagaaaaagaaccgtggtatgctgattttgttaattatcttgtttgtggtataattagaaatgatctttcttttcaggaaagaaagaagttccttgccatggtaaagcactacgtttgggacgaaccatatttgtttaaatattgccctgaccaaatcattaggaggtgtgtcccagagagtgagcaacaaagcattctaacgttcagccatacattggcat tggcagtagattatgtatccaaatgggttgaagccattgctacaataactaatgatcataaggttgttttgaattttcttaaagatgtgattttttgtaggtttggaaccccaagagctattattagtgatggtggcagccatttctgcaacaaaccctttgaatccttgatgaagaagtacaacatcaaccacaaagtggcaaccccgtaccatcctcaaacctcaggacaagtggagattagcaatagggagatcaagaacattttgatgaagaccgtaagccctacaaggaaggattggtcactgaggttgaatgatgcactatgggcatatagaacagcatataagacccccattggcatgagtccttatcgcct tttgagaggtttagagagctcataa